The following are encoded together in the Diachasmimorpha longicaudata isolate KC_UGA_2023 chromosome 3, iyDiaLong2, whole genome shotgun sequence genome:
- the LOC135160506 gene encoding mRNA (2'-O-methyladenosine-N(6)-)-methyltransferase isoform X1: MNEASGGKEQTNTQTWEALSNSQQLSGLAGAMHHHQHPHPHPHHLHHATMMQQEQTVSAVSQVIVPTPVKLQPQTLAQTAGIVEHGPPMSHVPQQMIPMAQVVLPSAFPEPELSPELQQQGWKRFWSKRENRPYFWNKLTGESLWVMPSLKPQFDPITDPLGICGGPVVSPGNGPVPPGTPGGPLKRRASEDGNAITGLGAGAIKKFVLAGPWDLEVGTNVIIFERAQSTLFQTHPDVEALRCSLLAKLRQCYQELCHTRESIDAPKDSFNRWLMERKVIDCGSDPLLPSQCFPEISMSMYREIMNDIPIKIVRPKFTGDARKQLSRYAEAAKKMIESRAASSESRKVVKWNAEETFQWLRKTVGATFDDFQDRLSHLKHQCQPHLTETVKGSVEGICMKIYNLSAEYAKKVRDKNNQIIKDSGLSDILRPNAPPQRKVWCYPVQFVLPAPRLPNVEYLPEREQTMLRFHGDTVCINNNHLTKLEHLYRYNCFDDKKFEMFLPRVWCALKRYQTYLGINEGQATQMALPVSVFECLQRSFGVTFECFASPFNCYFRQYCSAFADTDSYFGSRGPFLDFRPITGSFEANPPYCEELMEAMVNHFERLLADSTDPLSFIVFLPEWRDPAPNALVKLEASHFKRKQVVVPAMEHEYRHGFQHLLPKAEVNIRAAHGTLVVWLQNTAGAARWGPTEERVEALLEAWRPGRERERDRQELLSPPRPTTHQAMPSTTISLSSTCTPATPTTINPSTPITTAPSSIPPQVPSTMPSVSLNSNSTATPTITPLTAVTAANPI, encoded by the exons atgaatgaaGCGAGTGGGGGAAAGGAACAAACGAATACACAAACTTGGGAAGCACTGTCAAATAGTCAGCAGTTATCGGGCCTAGCCGGTGCAATGCACCATCATCAACATCCTCATCCTCATCCCCATCATCTGCATCACGCCACGATGATGCAGCAGGAACAAACAGTGTCGGCTGTTAGCCAGGTTATCGTACCAACTCCGGTTAAACTGCAACCACAAACACTTGCGCAAACGGCGGGAATTGTCGAGCATGGTCCACCGATGTCCCATGTGCCACAGCAAATGATACCCATGGCCCag GTGGTACTCCCAAGCGCCTTTCCCGAGCCGGAGCTGAGTCCAGAGCTCCAGCAACAAGGTTGGAAAAGGTTCTGGAGTAAACGAGAGAATCGTCCCTACTTCTGGAACAAATTGACCGGTGAATCCCTCTGGGTGATGCCCTCGCTGAAGCCTCAATTTGACCCGATAACAGATCCCCTCGGTATTTGTGGTGGCCCCGTGGTGTCTCCAGGCAATGGTCCCGTCCCTCCAGGCACCCCAGGAGGTCCCCTCAAACGTCGAGCCTCGGAGGATGGTAATGCAATAACTGGACTTGGTGCaggtgcaataaaaaaattcgtacTGGCAGGCCCCTGGGATTTGGAAGTCGGTACAAACGTTATAATATTCGAAAGAGCCCAGTCCACTCTCTTCCAGACTCATCCCGATGTCGAGGCACTACGTTGTAGCCTTTTGGCAAAGCTGCGTCAGTGCTATCAGGAGTTGTGCCACACACGAGAATCGATAGACGCCCCCAAGGACTCATTCAATCGTTGGTTGATGGAACGAAAGGTCATTGACTGCGGCTCTGATCCTCTACTCCCCAGCCAGTGCTTCCCAGAGATCTCCATGTCGATGTATCGAGAAATTATGAACGACATTCCCATCAAAATTGTTCGTCCTAAATTCACGGGAGACGCTAGGAAGCAACTGTCGAGGTACGCAGAGGCAGCAAAAAAGATGATCGAATCTCGTGCAGCATCCTCCGAGTCTCGGAAAGTCGTCAAATGGAATGCAGAAGAGACGTTTCAATGGTTACGTAAAACAGTGGGGGCAACATTCGACGATTTCCAGGATCGACTCTCCCACCTGAAGCACCAATGCCAGCCGCATCTAACCGAGACCGTCAAAGGAAGTGTCGAGGGTATCTGCATGAAGATATACAATCTCTCCGCAGAATATGCGAAGAAAGTGCGGGACAAGAACAATCAGATAATCAAGGACAGTGGCCTGAGTGACATACTGAGGCCGAATGCCCCACCCCAGAGAAAAGTCTGGTGTTACCCAGTGCAATTTGTGTTGCCAGCTCCTCGTCTACCAAACGTCGAGTACCTTCCAGAGCGTGAGCAGACGATGCTTCGATTTCACGGTGATACAGTCTGCATCAACAACAATCACCTGACGAAACTCGAGCATTTGTACAGGTATAACTGCttcgatgataaaaaattcgagATGTTTCTGCCGAGAGTGTGGTGTGCACTGAAGAGATATCAGACATATCTCGGAATCAACGAGGGCCAAGCAACGCAGATGGCATTGCCAGTGAGTGTATTCGAGTGCCTCCAAAGATCCTTTGGGGTAACATTCGAATGCTTCGCCTCCCCCTTCAACTGCTACTTCAGGCAGTACTGCTCAGCTTTTGCTGATACTGACTCGTATTTCGGCTCGAGGGGACCTTTCCTCGATTTCAGGCCCATCACAGGCTCTTTTGAAGCCAATCCACCATACTGCGAGGAACTCATGGAGGCCATGGTCAATCACTTCGAGAGACTACTGGCTGATTCCACTGATCCTCTCTCGTTCATTGTCTTTTTACCTGAATGGAGGGATCCTGCGCCCAATGCTCTTGTTAAGTTGGAGGCCAGCCATTTCAAGAGGAAACAAGTTGTTGTACCTGCTATGGAGCACGAGTATAGACATGGATTTCAACATCTTTTACCGAA AGCTGAAGTGAACATCAGAGCAGCTCACGGCACCCTAGTTGTTTGGCTGCAGAACACAGCCGGAGCAGCTCGTTGGGGCCCTACAGAGGAGCGTGTGGAGGCCCTTCTGGAGGCGTGGCGACCAGgccgagaaagagagagagacagacaagAGCTACTCTCACCTCCGAGGCCAACAACACACCAGGCAATGCCGTCCACAACAATTTCTCTATCATCAACATGCACCCCAGCAACACCAACAACGATCAATCCCTCGACACCAATAACAACAGCACCATCGTCAATACCACCACAAGTGCCAAGCACAATGCCCTCAGTGAGTCTTAATTCAAATTCAACTGCAACACCAACGATAACACCTCTGACAGCTGTAACAGCAGCTAATCCCATTTGA
- the LOC135160506 gene encoding mRNA (2'-O-methyladenosine-N(6)-)-methyltransferase isoform X2, translated as MHHHQHPHPHPHHLHHATMMQQEQTVSAVSQVIVPTPVKLQPQTLAQTAGIVEHGPPMSHVPQQMIPMAQVVLPSAFPEPELSPELQQQGWKRFWSKRENRPYFWNKLTGESLWVMPSLKPQFDPITDPLGICGGPVVSPGNGPVPPGTPGGPLKRRASEDGNAITGLGAGAIKKFVLAGPWDLEVGTNVIIFERAQSTLFQTHPDVEALRCSLLAKLRQCYQELCHTRESIDAPKDSFNRWLMERKVIDCGSDPLLPSQCFPEISMSMYREIMNDIPIKIVRPKFTGDARKQLSRYAEAAKKMIESRAASSESRKVVKWNAEETFQWLRKTVGATFDDFQDRLSHLKHQCQPHLTETVKGSVEGICMKIYNLSAEYAKKVRDKNNQIIKDSGLSDILRPNAPPQRKVWCYPVQFVLPAPRLPNVEYLPEREQTMLRFHGDTVCINNNHLTKLEHLYRYNCFDDKKFEMFLPRVWCALKRYQTYLGINEGQATQMALPVSVFECLQRSFGVTFECFASPFNCYFRQYCSAFADTDSYFGSRGPFLDFRPITGSFEANPPYCEELMEAMVNHFERLLADSTDPLSFIVFLPEWRDPAPNALVKLEASHFKRKQVVVPAMEHEYRHGFQHLLPKAEVNIRAAHGTLVVWLQNTAGAARWGPTEERVEALLEAWRPGRERERDRQELLSPPRPTTHQAMPSTTISLSSTCTPATPTTINPSTPITTAPSSIPPQVPSTMPSVSLNSNSTATPTITPLTAVTAANPI; from the exons ATGCACCATCATCAACATCCTCATCCTCATCCCCATCATCTGCATCACGCCACGATGATGCAGCAGGAACAAACAGTGTCGGCTGTTAGCCAGGTTATCGTACCAACTCCGGTTAAACTGCAACCACAAACACTTGCGCAAACGGCGGGAATTGTCGAGCATGGTCCACCGATGTCCCATGTGCCACAGCAAATGATACCCATGGCCCag GTGGTACTCCCAAGCGCCTTTCCCGAGCCGGAGCTGAGTCCAGAGCTCCAGCAACAAGGTTGGAAAAGGTTCTGGAGTAAACGAGAGAATCGTCCCTACTTCTGGAACAAATTGACCGGTGAATCCCTCTGGGTGATGCCCTCGCTGAAGCCTCAATTTGACCCGATAACAGATCCCCTCGGTATTTGTGGTGGCCCCGTGGTGTCTCCAGGCAATGGTCCCGTCCCTCCAGGCACCCCAGGAGGTCCCCTCAAACGTCGAGCCTCGGAGGATGGTAATGCAATAACTGGACTTGGTGCaggtgcaataaaaaaattcgtacTGGCAGGCCCCTGGGATTTGGAAGTCGGTACAAACGTTATAATATTCGAAAGAGCCCAGTCCACTCTCTTCCAGACTCATCCCGATGTCGAGGCACTACGTTGTAGCCTTTTGGCAAAGCTGCGTCAGTGCTATCAGGAGTTGTGCCACACACGAGAATCGATAGACGCCCCCAAGGACTCATTCAATCGTTGGTTGATGGAACGAAAGGTCATTGACTGCGGCTCTGATCCTCTACTCCCCAGCCAGTGCTTCCCAGAGATCTCCATGTCGATGTATCGAGAAATTATGAACGACATTCCCATCAAAATTGTTCGTCCTAAATTCACGGGAGACGCTAGGAAGCAACTGTCGAGGTACGCAGAGGCAGCAAAAAAGATGATCGAATCTCGTGCAGCATCCTCCGAGTCTCGGAAAGTCGTCAAATGGAATGCAGAAGAGACGTTTCAATGGTTACGTAAAACAGTGGGGGCAACATTCGACGATTTCCAGGATCGACTCTCCCACCTGAAGCACCAATGCCAGCCGCATCTAACCGAGACCGTCAAAGGAAGTGTCGAGGGTATCTGCATGAAGATATACAATCTCTCCGCAGAATATGCGAAGAAAGTGCGGGACAAGAACAATCAGATAATCAAGGACAGTGGCCTGAGTGACATACTGAGGCCGAATGCCCCACCCCAGAGAAAAGTCTGGTGTTACCCAGTGCAATTTGTGTTGCCAGCTCCTCGTCTACCAAACGTCGAGTACCTTCCAGAGCGTGAGCAGACGATGCTTCGATTTCACGGTGATACAGTCTGCATCAACAACAATCACCTGACGAAACTCGAGCATTTGTACAGGTATAACTGCttcgatgataaaaaattcgagATGTTTCTGCCGAGAGTGTGGTGTGCACTGAAGAGATATCAGACATATCTCGGAATCAACGAGGGCCAAGCAACGCAGATGGCATTGCCAGTGAGTGTATTCGAGTGCCTCCAAAGATCCTTTGGGGTAACATTCGAATGCTTCGCCTCCCCCTTCAACTGCTACTTCAGGCAGTACTGCTCAGCTTTTGCTGATACTGACTCGTATTTCGGCTCGAGGGGACCTTTCCTCGATTTCAGGCCCATCACAGGCTCTTTTGAAGCCAATCCACCATACTGCGAGGAACTCATGGAGGCCATGGTCAATCACTTCGAGAGACTACTGGCTGATTCCACTGATCCTCTCTCGTTCATTGTCTTTTTACCTGAATGGAGGGATCCTGCGCCCAATGCTCTTGTTAAGTTGGAGGCCAGCCATTTCAAGAGGAAACAAGTTGTTGTACCTGCTATGGAGCACGAGTATAGACATGGATTTCAACATCTTTTACCGAA AGCTGAAGTGAACATCAGAGCAGCTCACGGCACCCTAGTTGTTTGGCTGCAGAACACAGCCGGAGCAGCTCGTTGGGGCCCTACAGAGGAGCGTGTGGAGGCCCTTCTGGAGGCGTGGCGACCAGgccgagaaagagagagagacagacaagAGCTACTCTCACCTCCGAGGCCAACAACACACCAGGCAATGCCGTCCACAACAATTTCTCTATCATCAACATGCACCCCAGCAACACCAACAACGATCAATCCCTCGACACCAATAACAACAGCACCATCGTCAATACCACCACAAGTGCCAAGCACAATGCCCTCAGTGAGTCTTAATTCAAATTCAACTGCAACACCAACGATAACACCTCTGACAGCTGTAACAGCAGCTAATCCCATTTGA
- the LOC135160508 gene encoding mitochondrial-processing peptidase subunit alpha, with translation MLARIPQGPLTTAFKTASAHSKYLTPWRKCFSSESKPPEPGPSVTGFPPLSQPLPHLAKAIYSTAKEEHQTTQITVLPNGLRVASENRFGQFCTVGVLIDSGPRFEVAYPSGIAHFLEKLAFNSTKNYESKDHIMLLLEKHGGICDCQASRDTFVYAASAECHGLDSVTKVLGDIVLRPNITEDELNVARQTVAFELESLLTRPEQEPLLIDMIHAAAYRDNTLGLPKICPQGNIEKIDRRILFTYLKNHYTPKRMVVAGVGVDHNELVSAVEKYFVDDRPIWDEDTSLVLPDAGANIVDESVAQYTGGYIVEECSIPVYAGPSGLPELSHIVVGLEGCSHQDPDFIAMCVLNMMMGGGGSFSAGGPGKGMYTRLYTNVLNRYHWLYSATAYNHAYADTGVFCIHASSTPTHVKEMAQVVVKELVAMAGPMTESELARAKKQLQSMLLMNLEQRPVVFEDIGRQVLATGARKRPEYFMQAIEEITREDVHRVAKRLLKSPPSVAARGEVRNVPTLVDIQAGLHDAQGRMPGTRSRLSLFR, from the exons ATGTTGGCGAGAATACCCCAAGGGCCGTTGACCACTGCTTTCAAGACTGC TTCAGCTCATTCAAAGTACTTGACACCCtggagaaaatgtttttcatcaGAGAGCAAACCGCCGGAGCCAGGTCCCAGTGTGACCGGTTTTCCCCCTCTATCACAGCCCCTCCCGCACCTCGCCAAGGCGATCTACTCAACCGCCAAAGAGGAGCATCAAACCACCCAAATAACAGTCCTCCCAAATGGCCTGCGAGTGGCCTCTGAGAATCGTTTCGGTCAGTTCTGCACAGTTGGAGTGCTGATAGACTCAGGACCAAGATTCGAGGTGGCATACCCCAGTGGAATCGCCCACTTCCTCGAGAAGCTGGCATTCAACTCGACGAAAAACTACGAGAGTAAAGATCACATAATGCTCTTGCTGGAGAAGCACGGTGGTATCTGCGATTGCCAGGCATCAAGGGACACCTTCGTCTACGCAGCGTCTGCAGAGTGTCACGGGCTCGATTCAGTCACCAAGGTCCTGGGTGACATCGTCCTGAGGCCGAACATCACTGAAGATGAGCTGAACGTGGCTAGACAAACGGTGGCTTTCGAACTCGAGTCCCTGTTGACGAGACCGGAGCAGGAGCCACTGCTCATAGACATGATTCATGCAGCAGCGTACAGGGACAACACCCTGGGCCTCCCCAAGATCTGTCCCCAAGGAAATATCGAGAAAATCGACAGGAGAATTTTATTCACGTACCTGAAGAATCACTACACCCCGAAGAGAATGGTAGTCGCTGGAGTGGGAGTTGATCACAATGAGCTAGTCAGTGCTGTGGAGAAATACTTTGTGGATGACAGGCCAATTTGGGACGAGGATACTAGTCTTGTGCTTCCTGATGCAGGTGCCAACATCGTGGACGAGTCTGTCGCCCAGTACACAGGGGGTTACATCGTCGAAGAGTGCAGCATTCCAGTCTACGCTGGACCAAGTGGTCTACCCGAGCTGTCCCACATCGTTGTGGGCCTTGAGGGCTGCTCCCACCAGGATCCCGATTTCATTGCCATGTGTGTACTCAACATGATGATGGGCGGTGGCGGGAGCTTCAGCGCTGGTGGACCTGGCAAAGGCATGTACACGAGACTCTACACTAATGTGCTGAACAGGTACCACTGGCTGTACAGTGCGACAGCCTACAATCACGCTTATGCTGATACTGGAGTCTTCTGCATTCATGCGTCGTCGACACCGACTCACGTCAAGGAGATGGCGCAGGTGGTCGTGAAGGAGCTGGTGGCCATGGCTGGGCCTATGACTGAGAGCGAATTGGCGAGGGCCAAGAAGCAGCTGCAGTCCATGCTTCTTATGAATCTCGAGCAGAGGCCAGTGGTCTTCGAGGACATTGGCAGACAGGTGTTGGCCACTGGCGCGAGAAAGCGACCGGAGTATTTCATGCAAGCGATCGAGGAGATCACGAGGGAGGATGTGCACAGGGTGGCCAAGAGACTTCTCAAGTCGCCACCCAGTGTTGCTGCTCGAGGGGAGGTCAGAAATGTTCCCACTCTGGTTGATATTCAGGCTGGACTGCATGATGCCCAGGGGAGGATGCCTGGGACACGCAGCAGGCTATCACTCTTTCGTTAG
- the LOC135160521 gene encoding glutathione S-transferase 1-1-like: protein MPRPILYSTIVSQPCRAVLLTADSIGLELEVREVSLMAQDQLKNSFTKINPQHTVPTLDDNGDIIWDSHAIMSYLVGKYGKNDDLYPKDLTKRALVDQRLHFDSGILFALLRQISYPIFFDNVKTVPEEKNKLVKEGYDFLNIFLEGKKWLAGDSYTLADISCVTTLTSLAVLVPIDSYPNIVSWVKTCEDEIKGYARLGAPGNTAFHEKIQSHLQSPGQD, encoded by the exons ATGCCACGACCGATCTTGTACTCGACGATAGTCAGCCAGCCCTGTCGAGCTGTACTTCTTACAGCGGATTCCATTGGATTGGAATTAGAAGTTCGTGAGGTCAGCTTGATGGCCCAAGACCAACTCAAGAACAGCTTCACAAAA ATAAATCCTCAGCACACAGTTCCGACACTGGATGACAATGGTGATATCATTTGGGACAG TCATGCAATCATGAGTTATTTGGTCGGGAAATACGGGAAAAATGATGATCTCTATCCGAAAGACTTGACAAAGAGAGCACTTGTGGATCAGCGATTGCACTTTGACAGCGGAATCCTCTTCGCTCTTCTGCGGCAGATATCG TACCCAATATTCTTCGATAACGTGAAGACGGtaccagaagaaaaaaataaactggtGAAGGAGGGCTACGACttcttgaatatatttttggaaggaaaaaaatggctTGCCGGCGATTCCTATACTCTGGCCGACATCAGTTGTGTCACCACCCTCACAAGTTTGGCT GTTTTGGTGCCCATTGACTCATACCCCAATATTGTCAGTTGGGTAAAAACCTGTGAGGACGAAATCAAAGGATACGCGAGACTCGGAGCCCCGGGAAATACGGCGTTCCATGAGAAGATCCAGAGCCACTTACAATCACCTGGACAGGACTAG